In Solanum lycopersicum chromosome 3, SLM_r2.1, the genomic stretch GTTCAGTATTGGCAGATTTTAGAGAAGACATTTAATCTTCCATTTTCAACATTTTCTCTTCCaatttaactttgttttcagttGAATTGTCAAGCTCAGCATTCATAATGTCTCTTTCCGAGGTTAACTCAACTACTGAATCAATCATAACATTTTCTaaagttctcaattttttaagagaataattATTTAGATCATGTTTCATGTCAAGAAGAGTTACCCGGTCCTCCCTTTCTTCATTTTCTAAATGATCGATGAAAGCAAACATTTCATTGTATATGGTTTCCTCTACATGAACCACCACCATTGACACATCATTTGGTTCATCAGgatcttctgaatcacttgaaCAGTCTCCCCATTAAGCAAGAGCCTTTTTGACAACATAGTCAGCAACAGCTTTACgatcatttttatttagtaccaggtcccttctctTCTCTTTGTTACCTCTTGGtttttgatattctttatttttagtctAGAGTAAAGGACACTCTCTTATAAAGTGCCCAGCTTTTCCACAGTTGTAACATGTATCATTTTGAGTGGCAGTTCGAGGACCATTTGCTCCCCTTTTAAAACCATTGTTCTTTCTCACAATCTTTTCAAATCTGTTAATGAGATaggtcatatcatcatcactggAGTCCTACTCAGATTTTTATTTCAGCATCAAGGACTTATCCTTTTTGACTTCCTTCTTTGACAAATCATGATTTCGATTCAATTCATGAGTCTTTAGATTTCCAATGAGAGAATCTATTGTCAACACTTTCAGATCTTTTGCTTCAGTAATGACATCAACCTTGCTTTCCCAAGACTTTGGAAGGATTTGAAGCACTTTCCTGACTTGCTTGCTCATGCTGATAGGTTCTCCAAGGCTTCTCAACTCGTTGGTAATGGAGGAAAATTTAGTGAACATCTCGTAAAAGGTTTCtccttcttttattttgaaattttcacaCAAAGAAGTGAGCATATCAATCTTTGACTCTTTTACTTGTTCAGTTCCCTCATGAGTTGTTTTTAAGCAATCCCAGATTTCTTTTGCAAACTCATAGGCTGAGACACGATTGAACTCATCTGGACCAATCCCACAGACAATAAGAGTCTTTGCCTGGTAACCTCTTTCGATCTTCTTCCTATCAacttcatcatatttttgtctAGGCTTTGGAACAAGCATAGTTTTTTCTCCatcattttcttaaatcatTGGAATAAATGGTCCATCTAAGACAATATTCCATAACTCACTATCTTCATCCATGagaaaatcatgcattctaactttccaccaactgtaAAAGCGCccattgaaacgaggaggtCTGGTTGAAGATTGACCTTCTTGTAGATTAAGTGAAGCAGCCATCCTAGAACAGATATCACTTTTTTGGTGTGAACCAGATAGAAAGTGCCcactctgataccacttgttagaatATATGCCTCCACTTATCAGTCAATGGACTAGGTGCCTTGACACACAAACAAGTATGAACAGAAAGTAAATGCACTTTAACAACACAacaattttacgtggaaacctccttgcttaagggagtaaaaccacgacctgtctcacaggattttcacaactgtttcactaatctttgcaagcaaaagtaaaaccagTTACACAAATGTGAGAAATTTATAATCTCATGTTCAAGCAATAACTCTATTTCTTGATAAGCCTAAGTAGAATTTATTccacccactaagctatcccttCTAGACAACATAGAATTTCGACACCACACACTGATTCCTTTAAGATTTAGGAATAGTTTACAATGTAAGACCAcgagaatatattcttaaacAACTACACTATATGCTCCTGGAATTTCAGTCGTCGTTGTTTgaataattcttcactttgattttCTATAGCCTTTGCAGGTGTTCTTGAAAGTGCTTtgtcaagttgcaaaaactaaggAATAATGCTTAGGAAATTGACTTTTGTATGGACAAGTCCCTTTTCTTAAACTCCTGCCATTGGTTGGAGAGGTCTGACTTTTTGACGCCGTTGGGAAATGTGCTCCCACTTTTTGTAccttctccagctggcagtcaacaTGCTAGTCATGTTGGgaacctggtacctttacaaggtctcTGAGTTTGTTACATGTTCAAAACTCATGTTGAGAActtggtacctttacaaggtccctgagtttgtcaTATCATCAGAACTACAAATAACAAAGGCCATGTACAAAACACTTAGAGTGAGTTGAACAAGGTGCCATGTTGAAAAATGATATGCTATAATCAAGGAAGTCCCAAGTCAACATTTATCTTATACATGGCTATACAAAGGAGATTGTACACAAAAGACAGACTAGACAAATGGGGGATAAACACGGATACAATTTGTTAATTGTGCAAAGCAGAATCTGATACACACCAGTATCTATTTTTTGCATGCTGTATGGCAAATGTGATATGGAAAAAACTACTTCAATGGTTGTCCATTACCAGAGGTAGTTCAGGGTGGAATGAAGAAATAGAATGGACTATAATACATGCTGATAGGAAATCAATACAAGATGACATGTATAGAATGACATTAACTGCAACTCTGTATTACGTATGGCTAGTAAGGAATCacaaaattttttagaaaaggtAGAGGAGcatagagaaaaataataaagcaAATCATTCAAGATATTCATAGTAGAAGTAGTATGAATCCTAGACTTGCTAGTGCAATAcagaaactaaaattttatctttagtAGAAATTCTAGCATAGAACCTGAACAAGGTAATGGGCTTTGAGACTAGGATTACGTCCATCTCCTAAGCTTTAAGTTTGTACATATTTGGAAATCTGGTAATACAATGCAGttaccaaaaaatatatatattgaaaaagtgATATGAAGGTGAGTTGGAGTACTTGTTCTTTATTTCACTCTCTAAATATAGAAAACGTAGAGTACAATAGAGGTGAATTGGAGATGGTCATAACCAAAGAAACAAAAGCAAAAGCCATGTCTGGCCTAATAGAGGACCAATTTAGTAGTAGCAAACCCATCCAATTAGAAAGAAAGAAGGAGAATATTTTCTATGGTTCCGCTAAAAAAATTTATCGGGGATATAAGAATTCTTGCTACCTTGGAAAATTGatagaagaaatatttttttccagattcaatgtatataaaatataattgtttgcaacaaattttgaacatacagaaaataaataaatcatacaaataaaatatgaagaaacgtGATTTTATTCATCGAGATCGTGAGTGTTAATTTGTTCCTCTCTTGATTCTATTCTCCtaagatttatccatgattcgagggCCATTTGTAGCGTATTTTTTGAAATAGGataatttagatttgacctctatgtatgaataatccatcaatttatggagtattcgagatcttgatctctttatgaaatttttgagatgtCATTCAAGAGaatttagtaccctttatataggaATAAATAAGGATTTAGGATTGAGTATCCTCCAAGAATCCTCATTTGAGTTTATCACAATTTGTAGAGTCTTAACTCAAATTGAACGCATCTTGTAGAATCCGCAAAATTTCAGTATCTACAAATGCCCCCTGCTTCAAGGCTTGACGGAGTGTAGACTTGATGAAACTCAAAGACGAGGCTTGAAATACTCATTCTTCCACCTTTGCAGCTTCAGATTTTCAGATTTGATTTAAGAGAAAAGAGATGAATGGCATATTTGGTCCCACTAAGCGTGCCAAttttgtttgcaacaaattttaaacatatggaagataaataaaccatacaaataaaatatgaagaaacatgattttattcatcGAGATCGTGAGTACAAATCTTTTCCTCCCTTGCTTCTAATCTCCtaagatttatccatgattcaAGAGCCCTTTGTagcgtatttctcgaactaggatgatttagatttgacctctctatatgaataatccatcaatttgtggagtattcgtgatcttgatctctttatagAATTTCTGAGATGCCTTTTAAGTGAATTTTAGTACCTTTTATATAGGAATAAAATAGGATTTTAGGTTGAGTAACCTCCAAGAATCCTCATTTCagttgaacacaatttgtagaATCTCAACTCAAATTGAACGCATTTTATAGAGTCTGCAAAATTTCTATGTCTACAGTAAtttcttataataaaaaaaacataaaacaaaataaaatgttagtaatattaaaaatcaatgtTCCAAAATTTTATCTAATACAAGTGAAATATACAGAACACTCCACTACTTTTGGTGTTGAGTCCTGTTTCTCACCAAGCAAGTACAACTTTGGACGAATTGATTatgttctctctctctttttttctctttttttttttaaaaaaaaaactattattatgaggaggtatattattttaagaaaagtgGAAACAAGATGGGAgctctttaaaaaataaataaccttttttgaaaaattcaggGGTTTAATTCATTGCTGATGTTTTGTTGGCTTAGTTGGTAAGATGTACCAAGTATAATTTGATACTGTATATAGGAATGCCTCCATGTATATAATATAACTAGGTATTGTTGCTTGTGCTAGTACaggtttaatatattttatttttaattttaatttatgtgacaaaaatattatttagaaaggtaataaaattttaatataacttcaaatgttttaagttattaattgttgtaaattagaatatttttaaataatgtatgttatttatttatctcaatTTACGTGTCCAGTAACATTTCTTGtatgtcttttaaattttttaaattattaatattataatttatattaattttttgttattttcaaataatatatatgttatttctcTCTTAAAATTTTTGGAGTGCATACAGAATTTTGAGAATCAATCGGATATTTTATGTGGCCTACCATTTTCTTACTTCATCATGTCTGCCTACATTTTGGctattttttcactttgtttttttttttaaattaacttgTTTGTCTTACATTTATAgtcttttaaatatataaaaaaaataatatatactactattcaaaaattatattaaaaa encodes the following:
- the LOC138347394 gene encoding uncharacterized protein, whose translation is MAASLNLQEGQSSTRPPRFNGRFYSWWKVRMHDFLMDEDKNDGEKTMLVPKPRQKYDEVDRKKIERGYQAKTLIVCGIGPDEFNRVSAYEFAKEIWDCLKTTHEGTEQVKESKIDMLTSLCENFKIKEGETFYEMFTKFSSITNELRSLGEPISMSKQVRKVLQILPKSWESKVDVITEAKDLKVLTIDSLIGNLKTHELNRNHDLSKKEVKKDKSLMLK